Proteins encoded within one genomic window of Streptomyces taklimakanensis:
- a CDS encoding N-acetylmuramoyl-L-alanine amidase, whose translation MKRRTWLAVGSVVLGGSVAATVAVATTSDDHGRSDDFRPVAAYTEAFEGDDGSKERSVPRTETRLFSLLGVSWEDPKAELDGTAQIRTRSAETGAWTKWQDLDLGIRPPETEEGQDGGVRGASEPLWVGKSDAVEARVVADSGKTAELPDGLRLDLIDPGELGEPGEDIGGGWRKIDGGNKDEGTPEPSDEPEPGTSEPTSEPTTEPTDTPTEEPTGEPTDTPTGEPTEEPTDTPTSEPTTEPTDTPTGEPTGEPTDTPTGEPTEEPTDTPTSEPTTEPTDTPTGEPTGEPTDTPTGEPTEEPTDTPTSEPTTEPTDTPTEEPTGEPTDTPTSPEPTTEPTDAGVPEIVSRAEWGADESLVEDPPSYLDRVDAVFVHHTAGTNNYACADSAAVVRGILTYHVKTNGWNDIGYNFFVDKCGTIFEGRAGGVDKAVRGAHTYGFNGYSSGVTVLGNYEDGARPTRAALESVARISAWKLGLHGVDPAGEVTLTAAADTGVWKNGERATLHRISGHRDGYATLCPGANLYSQLPNIRTQAAAMAS comes from the coding sequence ATGAAACGCCGGACCTGGCTGGCGGTCGGCTCCGTCGTGCTCGGGGGGTCGGTGGCGGCGACGGTCGCCGTCGCCACCACCTCGGACGACCACGGCCGAAGCGACGATTTCCGACCCGTGGCGGCGTACACCGAGGCGTTCGAAGGCGACGACGGCTCCAAGGAGCGCTCGGTGCCGCGCACGGAGACCCGGCTCTTCTCCCTGCTCGGCGTCTCCTGGGAGGACCCGAAGGCCGAACTCGACGGCACCGCCCAGATCCGCACCCGCAGCGCGGAGACCGGGGCCTGGACGAAGTGGCAGGACCTCGACCTCGGCATCCGGCCGCCCGAGACCGAGGAGGGTCAGGACGGTGGGGTGCGCGGCGCCTCCGAACCCCTGTGGGTGGGGAAGTCCGACGCGGTCGAAGCCCGGGTCGTGGCGGACAGCGGGAAGACGGCCGAACTGCCCGACGGGCTCCGGCTGGACCTGATCGACCCGGGCGAGCTGGGCGAGCCGGGCGAGGACATCGGAGGCGGCTGGCGCAAGATCGACGGCGGCAACAAGGACGAGGGCACGCCGGAGCCGTCGGACGAGCCGGAGCCCGGCACCAGTGAGCCCACCTCGGAGCCCACCACCGAACCCACCGACACACCCACCGAGGAACCGACCGGGGAGCCGACCGACACCCCCACCGGAGAGCCGACCGAGGAACCGACCGACACCCCCACCTCGGAACCCACCACCGAACCCACCGACACACCCACCGGAGAGCCGACCGGGGAGCCGACCGACACCCCCACCGGAGAACCGACCGAAGAGCCGACCGACACCCCCACCTCGGAACCCACCACCGAACCCACCGACACACCCACCGGAGAGCCGACCGGGGAGCCGACCGACACCCCCACCGGAGAACCGACCGAGGAACCGACCGACACCCCCACCTCGGAACCCACCACCGAACCCACCGACACACCCACCGAGGAACCGACCGGGGAGCCGACCGACACCCCCACCTCCCCGGAACCGACCACCGAACCGACCGACGCGGGGGTACCGGAGATCGTCAGCCGCGCCGAGTGGGGCGCCGACGAGTCGCTGGTCGAGGACCCGCCCTCCTACCTCGACCGGGTGGACGCCGTCTTCGTCCACCACACCGCCGGCACCAACAACTACGCCTGCGCCGACTCGGCCGCCGTCGTCCGCGGCATCCTCACCTACCACGTCAAGACCAACGGCTGGAACGACATCGGCTACAACTTCTTCGTCGACAAGTGCGGCACGATCTTCGAGGGTCGCGCCGGCGGTGTCGACAAGGCCGTCCGGGGCGCCCACACCTACGGCTTCAACGGCTACTCCTCCGGCGTCACCGTGCTCGGCAACTACGAGGACGGCGCCCGGCCCACCCGGGCCGCGCTGGAGTCCGTCGCCCGGATCTCCGCCTGGAAGCTCGGTCTGCACGGGGTCGACCCGGCCGGGGAGGTGACGCTCACCGCCGCGGCCGACACCGGTGTCTGGAAGAACGGCGAGCGGGCGACGCTCCACCGGATATCCGGTCACCGTGACGGCTACGCCACGCTGTGCCCGGGAGCGAACCTCTACTCCCAGCTCCCGAACATCCGCACCCAGGCCGCCGCGATGGCCTCCTGA
- a CDS encoding pirin family protein — protein MLHIRRGADRYRGGDAAAGIDTRHAFSFSGFYDPSNTRFGLLVACNEERLAPGAGFAEHPHADVEIVSWVVEGELTHEDSAGRRAVIRPGDVQRLSAGRGIRHVERNAGSEPLRFVQMWLVPGVFGGEAEYEVVRGIADNTPYALARADAVLHVRRLNAGERTAIPDAPWVYVHVVRGGLRLGDELLEAGDAVRITDAEGLEASGGEAGVEALVWEMHSEPSYG, from the coding sequence ATGCTGCACATACGGCGCGGTGCGGACCGCTACAGGGGCGGAGACGCGGCGGCCGGCATCGACACCCGGCACGCCTTCTCCTTCTCCGGTTTCTACGACCCGTCCAACACGCGTTTCGGGTTGCTGGTCGCCTGTAACGAGGAACGACTCGCCCCGGGCGCGGGCTTCGCCGAACACCCGCACGCGGACGTGGAGATCGTCTCCTGGGTGGTCGAGGGCGAGCTGACGCACGAGGACTCGGCCGGACGCCGCGCGGTGATCCGGCCCGGGGACGTGCAGCGGCTGAGCGCCGGGCGCGGCATCCGACACGTGGAGCGCAACGCCGGGAGCGAGCCGCTGCGGTTCGTGCAGATGTGGCTGGTGCCGGGGGTGTTCGGGGGCGAGGCCGAGTACGAGGTGGTGCGCGGCATCGCCGACAACACCCCGTACGCCCTGGCCCGTGCCGACGCGGTGCTGCACGTGCGGCGGCTGAACGCCGGGGAACGCACGGCGATACCGGACGCGCCGTGGGTGTACGTGCACGTGGTGCGCGGTGGACTCCGCCTGGGCGACGAGCTGTTGGAGGCCGGTGACGCGGTGCGGATCACCGATGCCGAGGGACTGGAGGCGTCCGGGGGCGAAGCCGGGGTCGAGGCACTGGTCTGGGAGATGCACTCCGAACCGTCCTACGGCTGA
- a CDS encoding helix-turn-helix domain-containing protein yields the protein MSATTPNSTGSDGMKVFGAVLSALREAHGTTREELGRQVGYSKSTVAKIEYGERLASPAFIAKAEELLDARGALRAAAPHLKWTRLPSWFGEYARREQEAVSLWTYDTHVIKGLVQTEDYARAVLSAYVPTLDEEEIERRVQARMERQVLLTRKPSVSLAMVVEEWVLRRPVGGRTTLKAQLERLLKLSELRNVSVQLMPAHYETHAGFDGPFTLLETPDRQWVAYVERQAGGDVIDDRHTVSEFQTRYGMLRTQALTPKDSAQLIEEMIREL from the coding sequence ATGTCCGCGACCACGCCCAACAGCACGGGCTCGGACGGGATGAAGGTCTTCGGCGCGGTGTTGAGCGCCCTGCGCGAAGCACACGGAACCACACGGGAGGAACTCGGCCGACAGGTCGGCTACTCGAAGTCGACGGTCGCCAAGATCGAGTACGGGGAACGGTTGGCGAGTCCGGCGTTCATCGCCAAGGCGGAGGAGCTGCTGGACGCCAGGGGCGCACTGCGCGCCGCCGCACCGCACCTGAAGTGGACGCGGCTGCCGTCGTGGTTCGGCGAGTACGCGCGGCGGGAGCAGGAGGCGGTGAGCCTGTGGACGTACGACACGCACGTGATCAAGGGGTTGGTGCAGACGGAGGACTACGCCCGCGCGGTCCTCAGCGCCTACGTCCCCACCCTGGACGAGGAGGAGATCGAGCGCCGGGTACAGGCCCGCATGGAACGCCAGGTGCTGCTGACGCGCAAACCGTCCGTCTCGCTGGCCATGGTGGTCGAGGAGTGGGTGCTGCGGCGTCCGGTGGGTGGGAGGACCACCCTCAAGGCGCAGTTGGAGCGGCTGCTGAAGCTGTCCGAGCTACGGAACGTGTCGGTTCAGCTCATGCCAGCGCACTACGAGACCCACGCCGGGTTCGACGGCCCCTTCACCCTGCTGGAGACTCCCGACCGCCAGTGGGTCGCCTACGTCGAGAGGCAGGCCGGAGGCGATGTGATCGACGACCGGCACACGGTCAGCGAGTTCCAGACGCGCTATGGGATGCTGCGAACGCAGGCTCTAACCCCGAAGGACTCCGCGCAGTTGATCGAGGAGATGATCCGCGAGCTATGA
- a CDS encoding DUF397 domain-containing protein, with the protein MNTADLVWLKSSYSGSQGGDCVEVAVEWHKSSHSGSAGGECVEVATCPHAVHVRDSKDVSRPHLAFSPDAWSAFLGSARA; encoded by the coding sequence ATGAACACCGCAGACCTGGTCTGGCTCAAATCCAGCTACAGCGGCAGTCAGGGTGGCGACTGCGTCGAGGTGGCCGTCGAGTGGCACAAGTCCAGCCACAGCGGCAGTGCGGGCGGCGAGTGCGTGGAGGTGGCGACCTGCCCGCACGCCGTGCACGTCCGCGACTCCAAGGACGTCTCCCGCCCCCACCTCGCCTTCTCCCCCGACGCCTGGTCCGCCTTCCTCGGCTCCGCCCGCGCCTGA